A window of Diabrotica virgifera virgifera chromosome 9, PGI_DIABVI_V3a contains these coding sequences:
- the LOC126891494 gene encoding uncharacterized protein LOC126891494: MTSSLFKEWFEKKVLPNLPPKSVIVMNNATYHSEQIRKIPGVVSTNKYVIFCMTVICTLKKHIQKKKCWKFFIQKRLRKFVIEELAKRDGHNVLRLPPYGVFNPIELIWSQLKESLRRNNCCPKFSSQSVSHVVEEIKKISPTLWQNCVSHVIKTEGHYRTLTSHIKPIIITLGDDDSSEHDSDSGMEL; the protein is encoded by the coding sequence ATGACGAGTAGCTTGTTTAAGGAATGGTTTGAAAAGAAGGTGTTGCCAAATTTGCCTCCAAAAAGTGTCATTGTAATGAATAACGCGACGTATCACAGCGAACAAATTAGAAAAATCCCCGGTGTAGTTTCGACAAACAAATATGTGATTTTTTGTATGACAGTGATTTGTACTTTGAAGAaacatatacaaaaaaagaaatgttgGAAGTTCTTCATACAAAAGCGTTTGAGAAAGTTTGTTATAGAAGAATTAGCCAAACGTGATGGCCATAATGTATTGCGATTACCTCCTTACGGTGTCTTCAACCCCATTGAATTAATCTGGAGCCAACTTAAGGAAAGTTTACGGCGAAACAACTGCTGTCCCAAATTTAGTAGCCAATCGGTGTCACATgttgtagaagaaataaaaaagatttcccCAACACTGTGGCAAAATTGTGTTTCACATGTTATAAAAACGGAAGGtcattacagaacattaaccTCACATATTAAACCAATAATTATAACATTAGGTGATGACGATTCTAGTGAACATGACAGCGATAGTGGCATGGAGttgtaa